One Gopherus flavomarginatus isolate rGopFla2 chromosome 13, rGopFla2.mat.asm, whole genome shotgun sequence DNA window includes the following coding sequences:
- the LOC127033733 gene encoding 6-pyruvoyl tetrahydrobiopterin synthase-like gives MPPPPAGTPARTARVSRCLSFSACHRLHSKSLSDEENLKLFGKCNNPNGHGHNYKVVVTVRGEIDPTSGMVINLTDLKEYMQEAILEPLDHKNLDKDVAYFADVVSTTENVAVYIWENLQKRLPAGTLYKVKVYETDQNIVVYKGEEMTLEK, from the exons ATGCCGCCTCCCCCCGCCGGGACCCCGGCCCGCACCGCGCGGGTCTCCCGCTGCCTCAGCTTCAGCGCCTGCCACCGGCTGCACAG TAAGTCACTGAGTGATGAAGAAAACCTGAAACTCTTTGGGAAATGCAACAATCCAAACGGACATGGACACAACTATAAAG TTGTAGTGACTGTGCGTGGAGAG ATTGATCCTACATCAGGAATGGTTATAAACCTGACGGACCTGAAAGAATATATGCAG GAAGCCATCCTGGAGCCACTTGACCACAAGAACCTGGATAAAGACGTGGCTTACTTTGCTGATGTTGTCAG TACGACTGAGAATGTGGCAGTGTACATCTGGGAAAACCTCCAGAAGCGCCTGCCTGCGGGAACTCTTTATAAAGTCAAAGTGTATGAAACGGACCAGAACATCGTTGTGTACAAGGGGGAAGAGATGACTCTTGAGAAATGA